A DNA window from Stutzerimonas stutzeri contains the following coding sequences:
- the cobG gene encoding precorrin-3B synthase translates to MSELPIPRPSACPGLLRIVQALDGGICRIKLPGGTLANNQARAIADAAQRFASGVLELTNRSNLQIRGVRTEAERDLIRALLEANLGPSVADADDVRNLMLSPAAGLDRQQHMDTRPLAAALLALLEDNRALHALSAKFALQLDGGESLCMLEHAHDLWLRALPGTPQRLAFGLAGCPTDRPLGLVAATDAVQLVEAILLIFLESAGPEQRRMRQLLESIPAEVFLLRIQARLPFVVLPVPADWPRQNPAADAPVGIIMQRQPGLAMVAASAPLGRIDAQQLLAVAELARLHGDGSLRLTPWQGLLIPNVQVDDADTLLGALDLAGLLTDNAAPLANLIACTGSAGCARGLADTKNDALKLARCLQQHAPHPRVHLSGCPRSCAAAHVAPFTLLAVGDGRYQLYGRQVGMAGFGQPLTPPMDIEYAGAWLAQHHATGRTNA, encoded by the coding sequence ATGAGTGAACTGCCCATTCCACGCCCCAGCGCGTGCCCCGGCCTGCTGCGCATCGTGCAGGCACTGGACGGCGGCATCTGCCGAATAAAACTGCCCGGCGGCACCCTTGCTAACAATCAGGCGCGTGCAATTGCCGACGCAGCGCAGCGCTTTGCCAGCGGCGTGCTTGAGCTGACCAACCGCAGCAACCTGCAGATACGCGGCGTCCGCACCGAGGCGGAACGGGACCTTATCCGCGCGCTGCTGGAGGCGAACCTCGGGCCCTCGGTTGCCGACGCCGACGACGTGCGCAATCTCATGCTGAGCCCCGCTGCCGGCCTGGATCGTCAGCAGCACATGGACACCCGTCCGCTGGCAGCAGCACTACTGGCGCTGCTGGAGGACAACCGAGCCCTGCACGCCCTGTCTGCCAAGTTCGCCCTCCAGCTCGACGGTGGCGAAAGTCTGTGCATGCTCGAACACGCCCATGACCTCTGGTTGCGCGCCCTCCCCGGCACTCCGCAGCGGCTGGCATTCGGACTGGCAGGCTGTCCGACCGACAGGCCGCTGGGTCTGGTCGCTGCAACTGATGCCGTGCAGCTGGTTGAAGCGATCCTGCTGATTTTTCTGGAAAGTGCCGGACCGGAGCAGAGGCGCATGCGCCAGCTGCTCGAATCCATCCCGGCCGAGGTTTTTTTGCTGCGGATACAGGCGCGCCTGCCATTCGTTGTATTGCCGGTACCGGCCGACTGGCCACGACAAAACCCGGCGGCAGACGCGCCAGTTGGCATCATCATGCAGCGCCAGCCAGGGTTGGCCATGGTTGCTGCCAGCGCGCCACTCGGGCGGATAGACGCTCAACAGCTCCTCGCCGTCGCCGAACTGGCGCGGCTGCACGGCGATGGCAGCCTGCGACTGACGCCCTGGCAGGGCCTGCTGATTCCGAATGTACAGGTCGACGACGCAGATACCCTGCTCGGCGCGCTCGACCTGGCGGGACTGCTCACCGACAACGCCGCCCCGCTGGCCAATCTGATTGCCTGCACCGGTTCTGCCGGCTGCGCACGCGGGCTGGCCGACACCAAAAACGATGCGCTGAAACTGGCGAGATGCCTGCAACAGCACGCTCCGCACCCGCGGGTACACCTCAGCGGCTGCCCGCGCTCCTGCGCGGCTGCGCATGTCGCGCCGTTCACGCTGCTCGCCGTAGGCGACGGCCGCTACCAACTCTACGGACGCCAAGTGGGCATGGCCGGTTTCGGTCAACCACTAACGCCACCAATGGATATCGAATACGCAGGCGCGTGGCTCGCCCAGCACCACGCAACGGGACGCACCAATGCTTGA
- the cbiE gene encoding precorrin-6y C5,15-methyltransferase (decarboxylating) subunit CbiE, which translates to MTPWLTVVGIGEDGWSGLGDVARQALGEATCIIGGERQLALLPAELQCRLERWPSPFSLEPVLARRGTPLCVLASGDPMFYGIGATLARHLNATEMRAFSAPSSVSLAAARLGWPLQDVEVVSLVARPLAALNARIFPGARLLILCNDGTSPAQVAQLLTSRGFGASRLTALEHLGGAKERRLDALAAEWAFDAIADLNLLAVECMADVDANCLPLTPGLADHLYRHDGQLTKRDVRALTLARLAPMPGELLWDVGAGCGSIGIEWMRAHPGCRAIAVEADAGRQAHIEHNRDALGVPALKLVAGRAPEALAGLPEPDAIFIGGGVTVPGVMEHCWASLKPGGRLLANAVTLQSEALLMSWRERIGGELTRISVAHAQPLGGFDTWRGALPITLLQVEKPR; encoded by the coding sequence ATGACACCCTGGTTGACGGTGGTAGGGATCGGCGAAGACGGCTGGTCAGGACTCGGCGACGTGGCTCGACAGGCGCTTGGTGAGGCGACGTGCATCATTGGCGGCGAACGGCAGCTGGCGCTATTGCCGGCCGAGCTGCAGTGCCGGTTAGAACGCTGGCCGAGCCCGTTCAGCCTCGAGCCGGTGCTCGCACGGCGCGGTACGCCCTTGTGCGTACTGGCGAGTGGTGACCCGATGTTCTATGGCATCGGCGCCACTCTCGCACGGCATTTGAATGCCACAGAGATGCGCGCGTTCTCAGCGCCGTCGTCCGTGTCTCTGGCGGCGGCACGCCTTGGCTGGCCATTGCAGGACGTGGAGGTCGTTTCTCTGGTTGCCAGGCCGCTCGCGGCGCTGAACGCCCGGATATTTCCCGGCGCGCGTCTGTTGATCCTCTGTAATGACGGAACGAGCCCTGCTCAGGTCGCACAATTGCTGACGAGCCGGGGCTTCGGCGCTAGTCGGCTGACCGCCTTGGAGCACCTGGGCGGCGCAAAGGAGCGCCGTCTGGACGCCCTCGCAGCCGAATGGGCATTCGATGCGATCGCCGATCTGAATCTGCTGGCAGTCGAGTGTATGGCCGACGTGGATGCCAATTGCTTGCCGCTCACACCCGGTCTTGCCGATCATCTCTACCGACACGATGGCCAGCTGACCAAACGGGACGTGCGGGCTCTGACCCTGGCTCGCCTCGCTCCCATGCCCGGCGAATTGCTCTGGGACGTCGGCGCCGGCTGCGGCTCCATCGGCATCGAGTGGATGCGTGCTCATCCCGGCTGCCGGGCCATCGCGGTGGAGGCCGATGCCGGGCGTCAGGCGCATATCGAACACAATCGCGATGCGCTGGGCGTTCCCGCATTGAAATTGGTGGCCGGTCGCGCACCCGAGGCGTTGGCGGGCCTTCCCGAGCCGGATGCGATCTTCATCGGTGGTGGCGTCACGGTTCCGGGTGTGATGGAGCATTGCTGGGCCAGCTTGAAGCCGGGTGGACGACTGTTGGCCAACGCCGTGACCCTGCAGAGCGAGGCGCTTCTGATGAGCTGGCGTGAACGCATCGGCGGCGAGCTGACCCGGATTTCGGTGGCGCATGCTCAGCCTTTGGGCGGGTTCGACACCTGGCGTGGTGCGTTGCCGATCACGCTGCTGCAGGTCGAGAAACCGCGATGA
- a CDS encoding (2Fe-2S) ferredoxin domain-containing protein, with amino-acid sequence MTTAVAPYARILFVGPDLSEGSFAEVFRARLVALRGEQALRDVIDTGSGYDLLWQTVGESARPLLVIDLEPQTSSAHLDWLRSELMQLDDADRIFVASAIGTAEALPVEAACALIERPELHLPCINVAPLPAAHAWSKIPLHEHRVLLCNGPRCTRRGALPLWKGLREKLKAAGRLECEGGVHITRTQCQFPCDQGPTLSVYPAGKWYRVRNEAEVTRLVDELFVAGREVPELLMPDQ; translated from the coding sequence ATGACTACCGCTGTTGCACCCTACGCCCGAATCCTGTTCGTCGGCCCCGATTTGTCCGAAGGCTCGTTCGCCGAGGTTTTCAGGGCGCGCCTGGTCGCGCTGCGTGGCGAACAGGCACTGCGGGACGTGATTGATACGGGCTCGGGCTACGATTTGCTTTGGCAGACGGTCGGTGAAAGCGCTCGGCCGCTTCTGGTGATCGACCTTGAGCCGCAAACCAGCAGTGCTCATCTCGACTGGCTGCGTAGCGAACTCATGCAGCTCGACGATGCTGATCGCATCTTCGTAGCCAGCGCGATTGGCACCGCTGAGGCGCTGCCTGTCGAAGCGGCCTGCGCCTTGATCGAGCGGCCGGAATTGCACCTGCCGTGTATCAATGTCGCGCCGCTTCCCGCCGCGCACGCCTGGTCGAAGATTCCCTTACACGAGCACCGTGTGCTGCTGTGCAATGGCCCGCGTTGCACCCGTCGCGGTGCCTTGCCGCTCTGGAAAGGGCTGCGGGAAAAGCTCAAGGCTGCGGGCAGGCTTGAATGCGAGGGTGGCGTGCACATCACCCGCACCCAATGTCAGTTTCCGTGCGATCAAGGCCCGACGCTGAGCGTCTATCCGGCGGGCAAGTGGTATCGCGTGCGCAACGAGGCGGAGGTGACGCGCCTGGTCGACGAGTTGTTTGTCGCCGG
- a CDS encoding cobalt-precorrin-6A reductase produces MKRILLLGGTGDALRLARSLGPSHIYSLAGLGRVPVDLMCQVRVGGFGGAQGLAAFIAAECIDLLVDATHPYAAQISTNAASAAEQAGIPCWALRRPAWQAGEGDDWHEVSGWAELTEAMNDFRRPFFTLGREPLAHLHEIPAHQHWTVRCLDAQAPTERAEIIGDRGPFSLEAERQLFERLNSDVLISKNSGGDSTEPKLQVARERGLPVLFLRRPMLPAVTREFLRRDDLLTALMALGVLTGVSTG; encoded by the coding sequence ATGAAGCGCATCCTCCTGCTCGGCGGCACGGGCGATGCCTTGCGGCTGGCGCGCAGCCTCGGGCCATCGCACATCTACAGTCTCGCCGGTCTGGGCCGCGTGCCCGTTGACCTCATGTGCCAGGTCCGCGTCGGCGGCTTTGGGGGTGCGCAGGGTCTGGCAGCCTTCATCGCGGCGGAATGTATCGACCTGCTGGTCGACGCCACGCACCCCTACGCGGCGCAGATCAGCACCAATGCTGCAAGCGCGGCGGAGCAGGCCGGCATACCGTGCTGGGCATTGCGGCGGCCGGCCTGGCAGGCAGGCGAAGGCGACGACTGGCACGAGGTGAGTGGTTGGGCAGAGTTGACCGAAGCTATGAACGATTTCCGGCGACCCTTCTTCACCCTCGGACGCGAACCGCTGGCGCACCTGCATGAAATTCCTGCTCACCAGCACTGGACCGTGCGCTGCCTGGATGCACAGGCGCCGACTGAACGCGCCGAGATCATCGGTGATCGGGGCCCCTTCAGCCTTGAAGCCGAGCGTCAGCTGTTTGAACGGTTGAACAGCGATGTGCTGATCAGCAAGAACAGCGGCGGCGATTCCACCGAGCCGAAACTGCAGGTGGCTCGCGAGCGAGGTCTGCCGGTGCTGTTCCTGCGCCGGCCGATGCTCCCGGCGGTAACAAGGGAGTTCCTGCGTCGAGATGATCTCCTTACCGCGCTTATGGCCCTCGGCGTGCTCACCGGTGTTTCTACGGGCTGA
- a CDS encoding precorrin-2 C(20)-methyltransferase codes for MEGKGRLIGLGVGPGDPELITLKALRLLQSAAVVGYFVAKAKASKGQGGNAFGIIEQHLTDAQQRMPLVYPVTTEKLAPPFSYEDVISDFYDTCAVQIAAELDAGRDVAVICEGDPFFYGSYMYLHDRLAAHYPVEVVPGVCSMLGCTSVLGTPLVYRNQSLSVLSGVLPEPELKQRLRDAEAAVIMKLGRNFEKVRRVLQELGLEQRAHYVERATMANQKIVPLDQVEPMSSPYFSMILVPGEKWRG; via the coding sequence ATGGAAGGCAAAGGGCGGCTGATCGGCCTTGGCGTAGGGCCGGGCGATCCGGAACTGATCACACTGAAGGCCCTGCGTCTGCTGCAGAGCGCGGCGGTGGTCGGGTATTTCGTGGCCAAGGCGAAAGCCAGCAAGGGCCAGGGCGGCAACGCCTTCGGCATCATCGAGCAGCACCTGACTGACGCGCAGCAGCGCATGCCGCTGGTTTACCCGGTCACCACCGAAAAACTCGCGCCGCCGTTCTCCTACGAGGATGTGATCAGCGATTTCTACGATACCTGCGCGGTGCAGATTGCCGCTGAACTCGACGCCGGACGCGACGTGGCGGTGATCTGCGAAGGCGATCCGTTCTTCTACGGCTCCTACATGTATCTGCACGATCGTTTGGCGGCTCATTATCCGGTCGAGGTAGTGCCCGGCGTCTGCTCGATGCTGGGCTGCACCTCGGTGCTCGGCACGCCCCTGGTCTACCGCAATCAGAGCCTCTCCGTTTTGTCCGGCGTGCTGCCGGAGCCGGAACTCAAGCAACGCCTTCGCGACGCCGAAGCGGCGGTGATCATGAAACTCGGGCGCAACTTCGAAAAGGTTCGCCGCGTGCTGCAGGAGCTTGGGCTTGAGCAGCGTGCGCACTACGTCGAACGGGCCACCATGGCCAACCAGAAGATCGTCCCGCTGGATCAGGTGGAGCCGATGTCGTCCCCGTACTTCTCGATGATCCTCGTTCCTGGCGAGAAATGGCGCGGCTAG
- a CDS encoding precorrin-8X methylmutase, producing the protein MLDYIRDGQEIYRRSFATIRAEADLSAIPPDMEKLAVRVIHACGMVDIVSDLAFSPGAGAAGRAALQAGAPILCDARMVAEGITRPRLPMANPVICTLHNDGVPDLAQTLGNTRSAAALEHWREHLQGSVVVIGNAPTALFYLLEMLDAGAPKPALIIGMPVGFIGAAESKDALAADSRGVPYVVVRGRRGGSAMAVAAVNALATEVE; encoded by the coding sequence ATGCTTGATTACATCCGCGACGGCCAGGAAATCTACCGGCGCTCCTTCGCCACCATTCGGGCAGAAGCCGACCTCAGTGCGATTCCGCCTGACATGGAAAAACTCGCCGTGCGGGTGATCCACGCCTGTGGAATGGTCGATATCGTCAGCGATCTCGCCTTCTCTCCCGGTGCCGGAGCGGCCGGTCGTGCAGCGCTGCAGGCCGGCGCGCCGATCCTCTGCGACGCACGTATGGTGGCCGAAGGCATCACCCGGCCGCGCTTGCCGATGGCCAACCCGGTCATCTGCACCCTCCACAACGACGGCGTGCCGGATCTGGCGCAGACGCTCGGCAATACCCGCTCTGCGGCGGCGCTGGAGCACTGGCGTGAGCATCTGCAAGGCAGCGTGGTGGTGATCGGCAATGCCCCGACCGCGCTGTTCTACCTGCTGGAAATGCTCGACGCCGGGGCACCAAAGCCAGCGCTGATCATCGGCATGCCGGTCGGTTTCATCGGCGCGGCGGAATCCAAGGACGCGCTGGCGGCGGACAGCCGCGGCGTGCCCTACGTGGTGGTGCGCGGTCGGCGCGGCGGCAGTGCGATGGCGGTGGCCGCGGTCAACGCCCTTGCCACGGAGGTGGAGTGA
- the cobJ gene encoding precorrin-3B C(17)-methyltransferase, with protein sequence MPGPETPAPAIVVLGASALETARRIQRLYPEAQIHGLRGRTDEVDRPYENFGEHLRDLYRANTPIIALCAAGIVIRSLAPVLGDKDNEPPVLVVGEDGSAVVPLLGGLAGVNRMAREIADALEVNPAITTSGELRFGACLLSPPPGYVLADLEQGKRFVSDLLAGAPVRVEGPAPWLDELSLPLDPNAKHRVTVSPLRQDDASALSIHPRQVAIHIEHGGPELDAEVQQLIDESGLSPHSLACLIAPPDLITSAELQQVASQLDLPIRYSDDAEQLPPQHSRSQRVRLLMADGLIEVEKIGQPRGSLTVIGLGPGAPEFMVPAARQALDEAQDLLGYETYIKMAGPLRPGQVSHSSDNREELQRAGHAFELAASGRRVVVISSGDPGVFAMAAAVLEALHASSDPRWHAVDLQILPGVSAALATAARAGAPLGHDFCMISLSDNLKPWTLIEKRLEHAAAADLVMAFYNPISKARPWQLGRALEILRQQRTPDTLVVLGRDVGRPAEMLTVTTLGELVPEQVDMRTLVIIGSSQTCRFAKPGGGDWVYTPRSYPAF encoded by the coding sequence ATGCCCGGCCCCGAAACCCCAGCACCCGCCATTGTCGTACTCGGCGCCTCCGCCCTCGAAACCGCCCGACGGATCCAGCGCCTCTACCCTGAGGCGCAGATTCACGGGCTCCGAGGCCGCACGGACGAGGTCGACAGGCCGTACGAAAACTTCGGCGAGCACCTGCGCGATCTGTATCGAGCCAACACACCGATCATCGCGCTCTGCGCAGCCGGCATCGTGATCCGCAGTCTGGCCCCGGTGCTCGGCGACAAGGACAACGAGCCTCCGGTACTGGTGGTCGGTGAAGATGGCAGCGCCGTGGTGCCCTTGCTCGGCGGCCTGGCAGGCGTAAACCGCATGGCCCGGGAGATCGCCGACGCGCTGGAGGTCAACCCGGCCATCACCACCAGCGGCGAGCTGCGCTTCGGCGCCTGCCTGCTCTCCCCTCCGCCCGGCTACGTGCTGGCAGATCTGGAACAAGGCAAGCGATTCGTCAGCGATCTCCTGGCAGGTGCGCCGGTGCGGGTCGAAGGACCTGCGCCCTGGCTGGATGAACTCAGCCTGCCACTCGACCCGAATGCGAAACACCGGGTCACCGTCAGCCCGCTCAGGCAGGACGACGCTTCCGCGCTGAGCATTCACCCCCGGCAGGTCGCGATCCATATCGAACACGGCGGCCCGGAACTGGATGCGGAAGTGCAGCAGCTTATCGATGAATCTGGTCTATCCCCGCATAGCCTGGCCTGCCTGATCGCCCCGCCCGACCTTATTACGAGCGCCGAACTGCAACAGGTCGCCAGCCAACTGGACCTGCCGATCCGTTACAGCGATGACGCCGAACAGCTGCCGCCGCAGCACAGCCGCAGCCAGCGCGTGCGTCTGTTAATGGCAGATGGGCTCATCGAGGTTGAGAAGATTGGTCAGCCGCGCGGCTCGCTGACGGTGATCGGCCTCGGTCCCGGCGCACCCGAGTTCATGGTGCCTGCGGCGCGGCAGGCACTGGACGAGGCGCAGGACCTGCTCGGTTACGAAACCTACATCAAGATGGCCGGCCCGCTACGGCCGGGTCAGGTCAGCCACAGCAGCGACAACCGCGAGGAACTGCAGCGCGCGGGCCACGCCTTCGAGCTCGCCGCCAGTGGTCGTCGGGTCGTGGTGATCTCATCCGGCGATCCCGGTGTATTTGCCATGGCCGCGGCCGTACTGGAAGCACTGCACGCATCAAGCGACCCGCGCTGGCACGCCGTCGATCTGCAGATCCTGCCGGGCGTCTCTGCAGCGCTGGCGACCGCGGCAAGAGCCGGCGCGCCGCTGGGTCACGATTTCTGCATGATCTCGCTATCGGACAATCTCAAGCCCTGGACGCTGATCGAGAAGCGTCTGGAGCATGCTGCAGCGGCCGATCTGGTCATGGCCTTCTACAACCCCATTTCCAAGGCGCGACCCTGGCAGCTCGGCCGGGCCCTGGAGATCCTCCGCCAACAGCGCACGCCGGACACCCTTGTGGTGCTGGGCCGGGACGTGGGGCGACCAGCCGAAATGCTG